A single region of the Candidatus Thermokryptus mobilis genome encodes:
- the fliP gene encoding flagellar type III secretion system pore protein FliP (The bacterial flagellar biogenesis protein FliP forms a type III secretion system (T3SS)-type pore required for flagellar assembly.): MRFLIFLLFFPLAFLSAQNSNTDVPLAIPKVNIEVGKSQKPEDVALTLQILLLMTVLSLAPAIIILTTSFTRIIVVFHFLKQALGVQQMPPSQVLVGLSLFLTFFIMSPVWERINADAIQPYLRKEINQAQAYERAIKPLREFMFKQVSEDDLALFVSLSKLPKPQNRDEIPTHVLIPAFAISELKIAFQIGFLIYVPFLMIDLIVASVLMSMGMIMLPPVMISLPFKILLFILIDGWHLVVESLVKSFH; this comes from the coding sequence ATGCGTTTTTTGATTTTTCTTTTGTTCTTTCCTTTGGCTTTTTTAAGCGCACAAAACTCAAATACAGATGTACCGCTTGCAATACCTAAAGTAAACATTGAGGTTGGTAAATCGCAGAAGCCAGAGGATGTCGCCTTGACTTTACAAATTCTCTTATTGATGACCGTTCTTTCACTTGCTCCAGCGATAATAATTTTGACGACATCGTTTACAAGGATAATTGTCGTCTTTCACTTTTTAAAGCAGGCACTTGGAGTTCAACAAATGCCACCAAGTCAGGTTCTCGTTGGGCTTTCGCTTTTCTTGACATTTTTTATAATGTCCCCCGTATGGGAGAGGATTAATGCGGATGCAATTCAGCCATACCTTCGTAAGGAGATAAACCAAGCTCAAGCTTATGAAAGGGCGATAAAACCATTGCGGGAGTTTATGTTCAAGCAAGTCAGTGAAGATGACCTCGCACTTTTTGTTTCACTTTCAAAATTACCAAAGCCACAAAACAGAGATGAAATCCCAACACATGTATTGATACCCGCCTTCGCAATTAGCGAATTAAAAATAGCATTTCAAATTGGGTTTTTGATTTATGTCCCGTTTTTGATGATTGACTTAATAGTCGCAAGCGTTTTAATGTCAATGGGGATGATTATGCTTCCGCCAGTTATGATCTCTCTTCCGTTTAAAATTTTGCTTTTCATTTTGATTGATGGGTGGCATCTAGTTGTTGAATCGCTCGTTAAAAGTTTTCACTAA
- the flhB gene encoding flagellar biosynthesis protein FlhB yields the protein MAEEFQERTEQATPKRREDARKKGKVAKSYEFNSAIVLSVSLIILYFGGKHVWVKISNFAVFILSNLHSIEISKANLQGYATYMISFLGLNFLPFLLLLSVVGVGVNLAQTGFVFTFEPLKFDFERLNPASGIKKILFSRRSFFELVKGFFKVGVVGFVAFLTLKGMIDDVVVLIDSEIKGIADFIVRSGFSLLLKTAVIYLVLAIFDFSFQRWEYEKELRMTRQEVKEELKELEGDPLVKARIRRKQREIVRMRMMHNVARADVVITNPTHIAVALKYEPKKMKAPKVVAKGINLIAERIKEIARKNNVPIVEDKPLAQMLFKIVDVDEEIPPQLYKAVAKVLAYVFRLKNKSSKVSV from the coding sequence ATGGCTGAGGAATTTCAGGAGCGGACTGAACAAGCTACGCCAAAGCGAAGGGAAGACGCAAGGAAGAAGGGAAAGGTCGCAAAAAGCTATGAGTTTAACTCTGCGATAGTTTTGTCCGTTTCTTTAATTATCCTGTATTTCGGTGGTAAGCATGTTTGGGTTAAAATTTCAAATTTTGCTGTGTTTATTCTTTCAAACTTACATTCAATTGAAATTTCCAAAGCAAATCTCCAGGGATATGCAACTTATATGATTTCATTTCTCGGGCTGAATTTTCTTCCTTTTTTACTTCTTCTTTCAGTTGTTGGGGTTGGGGTAAATCTAGCACAAACTGGTTTCGTTTTCACCTTTGAGCCGTTGAAGTTTGATTTTGAGAGATTAAACCCAGCAAGCGGGATAAAGAAAATTTTGTTTTCAAGAAGAAGTTTTTTTGAATTGGTCAAGGGATTTTTCAAGGTAGGCGTCGTTGGTTTTGTTGCGTTTTTGACTTTGAAAGGTATGATTGATGATGTTGTGGTTCTCATTGATTCCGAGATCAAAGGGATAGCTGATTTTATCGTTAGGTCTGGTTTTTCATTGTTATTGAAGACGGCGGTTATTTATTTGGTCTTGGCTATATTTGATTTTTCTTTTCAAAGATGGGAATATGAAAAGGAGTTAAGGATGACGAGGCAGGAAGTGAAGGAGGAATTGAAGGAGCTTGAAGGTGATCCGCTTGTCAAGGCGAGGATTAGAAGAAAACAGAGGGAAATTGTAAGGATGAGGATGATGCACAATGTTGCGAGGGCGGATGTTGTGATCACAAACCCAACACATATAGCGGTAGCTTTGAAGTATGAACCGAAAAAGATGAAAGCGCCGAAAGTAGTTGCTAAGGGGATAAACCTTATAGCAGAGCGAATAAAAGAAATAGCACGGAAAAACAATGTTCCAATCGTTGAAGATAAACCTTTAGCTCAAATGCTTTTCAAAATAGTTGATGTTGACGAGGAAATACCGCCACAATTGTACAAGGCAGTTGCAAAGGTTCTC
- a CDS encoding FliO/MopB family protein yields the protein MISLVIKTIFSFSVVVILMFGFLYVLRKFYLKIPNPSSLSMKIYARLQIQPKKSIYIVKILNKVLILGVAENSISILSEISDPEMIRILDELEIKQGGAF from the coding sequence ATGATTTCACTTGTCATAAAAACGATTTTTTCTTTTAGCGTTGTCGTGATTTTGATGTTCGGCTTTTTATATGTGTTGAGGAAATTTTACCTGAAAATTCCAAATCCCTCGTCTTTGAGCATGAAAATTTACGCTCGGTTGCAAATTCAACCGAAGAAGTCAATTTATATTGTCAAAATTTTGAACAAAGTTTTAATCCTCGGCGTAGCTGAAAATTCCATTTCAATTTTATCCGAGATAAGCGACCCGGAGATGATTCGTATCCTTGATGAATTGGAAATAAAGCAGGGAGGTGCTTTTTGA
- the fliM gene encoding flagellar motor switch protein FliM has product MPEILSQQEIDSLLAGLTAGKSPGEIISKREQKEVVPYEFRRPSRVSKNQIRTIQTIHQSFAEMLGYHLTSRLQTPVTIQVENIDQLFYSEYILSIEKPSVIFILSAGEGKGDIIFELGIELGFVLIERLLGGSGDSAFEGKKKMTRALTQIEQSLIRGIIERSCTELEKAWSVVDTYKFKISKYESDPDIVQIAPASEIVLVISFIVSLADKSFRMSMCYPVFVIEDSLTKMTLQKFMGVRRQTPEEYSKYIAERIKTTKIPVSVELGQVEISIEEILNLNVGDVILLNTGVDSEVKIFIAGKLKLYGKPGVFNGKKAVKVTRISNNEE; this is encoded by the coding sequence ATGCCAGAGATTTTATCTCAGCAGGAAATAGACAGTTTACTTGCGGGTTTAACCGCGGGTAAGTCGCCCGGGGAGATAATTTCAAAGCGTGAGCAGAAGGAAGTGGTGCCGTATGAGTTTCGTCGCCCGAGTAGGGTTTCAAAAAACCAAATAAGGACGATCCAAACGATTCATCAAAGTTTTGCGGAGATGCTTGGCTATCATTTGACGAGCCGACTTCAAACGCCAGTGACAATTCAAGTTGAAAACATTGATCAACTTTTTTATTCTGAATATATCCTTTCAATAGAAAAGCCCAGCGTTATTTTTATTTTAAGTGCTGGCGAAGGCAAGGGAGATATAATTTTTGAGCTGGGGATTGAACTTGGTTTCGTCTTGATAGAAAGGTTGCTTGGGGGGAGTGGGGATAGCGCTTTTGAAGGAAAGAAAAAAATGACAAGGGCTTTAACACAAATTGAACAAAGTTTAATTCGCGGTATAATTGAGCGTTCTTGCACAGAGCTTGAAAAAGCATGGAGCGTGGTTGACACATACAAATTCAAAATTTCAAAGTATGAAAGTGACCCGGATATAGTTCAAATCGCCCCGGCAAGTGAGATCGTGCTTGTGATTTCGTTTATTGTTTCGCTTGCGGATAAAAGCTTCAGAATGAGCATGTGTTATCCTGTTTTTGTGATTGAGGACTCGCTCACCAAGATGACGCTTCAAAAATTTATGGGGGTTAGAAGGCAAACGCCTGAGGAATATTCAAAATACATCGCTGAAAGGATAAAGACGACCAAGATTCCAGTATCAGTTGAACTTGGTCAAGTAGAGATAAGCATTGAGGAAATTTTGAATTTAAATGTTGGTGATGTAATCCTTCTTAACACAGGGGTTGATTCTGAAGTTAAAATTTTCATTGCCGGGAAACTAAAACTTTATGGTAAACCTGGGGTTTTCAATGGGAAAAAAGCAGTAAAGGTGACAAGAATTTCAAACAATGAGGAGTAG
- the fliQ gene encoding flagellar biosynthesis protein FliQ, which yields MTEQFIIHLAREAFFTAFLVSAPILIASAIVGLIISIFQSATSINEMTLTFVPKLIVIAIVLVIALPWIIDVFVSFAREIFNQIPNITR from the coding sequence ATGACCGAACAATTCATAATTCATCTTGCGAGGGAAGCGTTTTTCACCGCTTTTCTGGTCTCCGCGCCGATTTTGATAGCGTCAGCAATAGTTGGACTTATCATATCAATTTTTCAGTCCGCTACCTCAATAAATGAAATGACACTGACATTTGTCCCGAAACTTATCGTCATAGCAATTGTTCTTGTCATCGCTTTGCCTTGGATAATTGATGTCTTCGTTAGCTTTGCGCGTGAAATTTTTAATCAGATACCAAACATAACAAGATAA
- a CDS encoding flagellar basal body-associated FliL family protein has protein sequence MPEKVQAQQVQTPQDQTASQKSGKKTIFFVAIPIVLLQIVIAYLLVLDLNSKTNPPSDDGKIKTQAVDKKIGDEYKINESEYVISHPEFLFVVKDLIVNPAGTGGLRYLLTSVGIEVTNEKAFAEIQSKEVIVNDILINVLSSKTLEELSDVTKRKDLRREIAKKVDEILTQGRVQNVYFSKFIIQ, from the coding sequence ATGCCAGAAAAGGTTCAAGCGCAACAGGTTCAAACTCCGCAAGATCAAACAGCTTCGCAGAAAAGCGGTAAAAAAACTATTTTTTTCGTTGCTATACCTATTGTTTTGCTTCAAATTGTGATCGCCTATCTTCTTGTTCTTGATCTGAACTCAAAGACAAATCCGCCGAGCGATGACGGGAAAATTAAAACACAAGCGGTGGATAAAAAAATTGGGGATGAGTATAAAATAAACGAATCGGAATATGTGATTTCACATCCGGAGTTTCTTTTCGTCGTCAAAGATTTAATTGTGAACCCTGCAGGGACGGGTGGATTAAGGTATTTGCTCACAAGCGTTGGGATAGAGGTGACGAATGAAAAGGCATTTGCTGAAATTCAAAGTAAAGAGGTCATAGTGAATGACATATTGATAAATGTCCTGTCAAGCAAGACGCTTGAAGAGTTAAGCGATGTGACGAAGAGGAAAGATTTAAGGCGGGAGATAGCTAAAAAGGTTGATGAGATTTTAACTCAGGGGAGAGTTCAAAATGTTTATTTCAGTAAGTTTATAATTCAATAA
- the fliR gene encoding flagellar biosynthetic protein FliR: MELYLSTFYVFILILVRTLSFISTSPVLGHSVVPFQLKFWVSIFLSYIFLLTIDVNLNLSFEFLGFFILILKEVIVGLIMGFSCWGIFYAVQFAGHLIGFDIGFSTSTAFDPEHSEPVPTLSQFKHYLSLSLFLMLNGHHILLRSLSASFEIVPISSFGITGGLVEWGVKFISFVFITAIKISAPILVALFLTDIAIGILSRVFPQMNIFMFAFSVKIAVGFIALIITMPLFVAIFKKVLNVFEGDLIELLKLIRV, translated from the coding sequence ATGGAATTATATCTCTCAACTTTTTATGTTTTCATTTTGATTTTAGTCCGCACATTGAGTTTCATCTCAACCTCCCCCGTATTGGGGCATTCCGTTGTCCCATTCCAGCTCAAATTTTGGGTCAGCATTTTTTTGAGTTATATCTTTCTTCTGACGATTGATGTCAATTTAAATCTATCTTTTGAGTTCCTTGGTTTTTTTATCTTGATCTTAAAGGAGGTGATAGTTGGGCTCATAATGGGTTTTTCCTGTTGGGGAATATTTTACGCTGTGCAATTCGCTGGACATTTGATTGGGTTTGACATTGGGTTTTCCACATCCACAGCGTTTGACCCGGAGCATTCGGAGCCAGTTCCAACTTTAAGTCAGTTTAAGCATTACCTTTCGCTTTCACTTTTTCTTATGTTAAATGGGCATCACATTTTGCTTCGTTCTTTATCCGCAAGTTTTGAAATTGTCCCCATTTCTTCTTTTGGCATAACTGGTGGATTGGTTGAATGGGGTGTTAAGTTCATATCTTTTGTCTTTATAACCGCTATTAAGATAAGCGCGCCGATTTTAGTTGCATTGTTTTTGACTGACATAGCAATAGGGATTCTATCAAGGGTTTTCCCACAAATGAACATCTTCATGTTTGCTTTTTCAGTTAAAATCGCTGTTGGATTTATAGCTTTGATAATTACAATGCCACTGTTCGTTGCAATTTTTAAAAAAGTTTTGAATGTTTTTGAGGGTGATTTGATTGAACTTTTAAAATTAATTCGTGTCTAA
- a CDS encoding caspase family protein, with protein MALFDVRAVNTSQVYADKLYSELRAALVQSKKLAIVTGRKEDLIKKIEEWKKSGCTEVECMANAGSELGVDKVISAELREMPGGYYEVDVFVVDVLSQEIEFAISSLKEEKVAKFNELARKIVDAIESKIIIQPTIIAIGEDDVVFIDAGADLGIEKGMKFKVERWLNVQLDERGKIIYADKKEVGEIQIIDVQQTGAKAIITSRILPFERGDKAIFAKAYEKVDEPPSVFHSPVRASVSGRDIEISAHIIDDVELLKAVVLYRNKGESSFKTIEMKRTERDKFLAVIPASDILSDAVEYLVKAVDSKNQETIKSDIKGKPFIISILPDETPPEIQHVPISSTNVNERTFIRCIVNDNVRVDKVFAMYKKPTDVGYSKLELTFQGGSAYAGEIPSDIKRGSSFFYYYILATDLAGNTSSFGSEAKPFTVKIEFADIVGPTIVHTPVKQYNPSVGFEIEVDVKDESGVQRVQLFIKDEYSGKFSIFEGIKIGESKYVFRFPANAFTSSSKLYYYISAIDKYNNISYLPTPESPFVIVPVTPMPFFTSRRESDNVSPFLLHFPPEFAIYKQGLGYPIVVIADDNVGISRVLIYYKSLRDKEFKMRQLRNFSSQSFGDYINVDNPSEIAYYIVAVDYNQNVSMAGSAQNPIVFRNGKRVSGSWQYVIGSWPNVPKPGIQITYPKTFILDEDSRVNEFNFTFKGTELSMKIEGLVSSYRELKAVLINSEPANIVNVTSLDIQMFKLKGPCYKFVGEVDLPHKNNRVEIKVVDISNVTTTMILNVTREFEPMFVASKPKIKILSPSYFVGSDSLIISVPVDTLDIIGIVNSNYAVKSISIDNIHVPFIEMSVAEKTEQSVGKNSVKFLYRWTLKPGINQIKIVAIDNFNNAVTRVLTVNVPEAKVFAIDNIPPKVEFSSPVSRETNEETAVVRAFISDDKKVENVNVYIRNIRVENPKLKRVDDKTIIFEDTVRLLKGINKITIVADDGANIQTSSVDILYIPRRNPPTVTILSPKETTVTDDKIELHFIAEDEKVQPAVMVIVNNQLMRGIGLKVTDEKEVSNKVEFKQSINLVPGENKIRIIAYNESADTSILINVNYVKPKQKFVSSKDFYENSWAVLIGIDDYLNVTKLKYAVKDAKGLKEVLISHLGFEPDKVIEIYNRNATKQSIIRVLGDELPKKIGPNDRVVVFFAGHGVTEPLPAGGEMGYLVPVDGNLESKYTTCISMTEVNNLAKLSPAKHMLFIIDACYGGLAGWLTSRSVPLSETTLEYVKKKAKDRGRQLLAAGQKNEQVYESDLWGHSVFTYYLIKALQGGADMNNDGIITIHEIFTYVEERVVSETQSRQNPILRVLPFEGDGEIVFILEK; from the coding sequence CCAAAATAATAATCCAACCAACCATAATAGCTATTGGGGAGGATGATGTTGTCTTTATTGATGCAGGGGCTGACCTTGGGATTGAAAAGGGGATGAAATTTAAAGTTGAAAGATGGTTAAATGTTCAACTTGATGAGAGGGGGAAAATAATATATGCTGATAAAAAGGAGGTTGGTGAAATACAGATTATAGATGTTCAGCAAACAGGTGCAAAAGCGATAATTACCTCACGAATTTTGCCATTTGAGAGAGGGGATAAAGCTATTTTTGCAAAAGCGTATGAAAAAGTTGATGAACCGCCATCGGTTTTTCATTCCCCGGTCCGAGCGTCTGTCTCAGGTAGAGATATAGAAATAAGCGCGCATATAATTGATGATGTTGAACTTTTAAAGGCTGTAGTTCTCTACAGGAACAAAGGTGAAAGTTCATTTAAAACAATAGAAATGAAACGAACGGAAAGGGATAAATTCCTTGCGGTTATACCTGCTTCTGATATCCTGTCAGATGCGGTGGAGTATCTTGTAAAGGCAGTTGACTCGAAAAATCAGGAGACCATAAAGTCAGATATAAAGGGTAAACCTTTTATAATATCTATATTGCCCGATGAGACCCCACCTGAAATCCAACATGTACCAATTTCAAGCACGAATGTCAACGAGCGAACTTTTATAAGATGCATCGTGAACGATAATGTCAGAGTTGATAAAGTTTTTGCAATGTATAAAAAACCTACAGATGTGGGATATTCCAAATTAGAGTTAACCTTTCAGGGTGGTTCGGCTTATGCGGGTGAGATACCTTCGGATATCAAAAGGGGTTCAAGTTTCTTTTATTATTATATATTAGCAACTGACCTTGCTGGAAATACATCTTCATTTGGCTCTGAGGCGAAACCATTTACTGTTAAGATTGAATTTGCAGATATAGTTGGTCCTACAATTGTTCATACGCCTGTAAAACAATATAATCCAAGTGTTGGATTTGAGATTGAGGTTGATGTAAAAGATGAGAGTGGGGTTCAAAGGGTTCAGTTATTTATAAAGGATGAATATTCGGGAAAATTCTCAATCTTTGAAGGGATAAAAATTGGTGAGAGTAAATATGTTTTTCGTTTCCCTGCGAACGCATTCACCAGCTCTTCAAAGTTATATTACTATATCAGCGCTATTGATAAATATAATAATATCTCATATCTCCCGACGCCAGAATCACCATTTGTAATTGTGCCAGTTACACCGATGCCATTTTTTACATCTAGGAGAGAATCAGACAATGTTTCACCTTTTCTTCTTCATTTTCCTCCCGAATTTGCCATATATAAACAGGGTTTGGGCTATCCTATAGTAGTAATTGCTGACGATAATGTTGGGATTTCAAGGGTGTTAATTTATTATAAAAGTTTAAGGGATAAGGAATTTAAAATGCGACAGCTAAGAAATTTTTCATCTCAATCCTTCGGTGATTATATAAATGTTGATAATCCATCTGAAATTGCTTATTACATTGTTGCCGTTGACTATAATCAAAATGTGTCAATGGCAGGGTCTGCACAGAACCCAATAGTATTCAGAAATGGCAAAAGGGTATCAGGCAGTTGGCAATATGTCATCGGGAGTTGGCCAAATGTTCCAAAACCTGGTATTCAGATAACCTATCCAAAGACATTTATTTTAGATGAAGATTCAAGAGTAAATGAGTTCAATTTCACATTTAAGGGGACAGAATTATCAATGAAAATTGAGGGTTTGGTTTCAAGTTATAGGGAGTTAAAAGCGGTTCTGATAAATTCAGAGCCAGCAAATATCGTTAATGTTACATCCTTGGATATTCAGATGTTTAAACTTAAAGGACCTTGTTATAAATTTGTTGGGGAGGTTGATCTTCCCCATAAAAATAATCGGGTTGAAATTAAGGTTGTTGATATCTCTAATGTAACGACAACCATGATACTTAACGTAACAAGGGAGTTTGAACCGATGTTTGTTGCATCAAAACCTAAGATAAAAATTTTATCCCCATCGTATTTCGTAGGATCAGATTCTTTAATTATTAGCGTCCCTGTTGATACATTGGACATAATAGGTATAGTTAATAGTAATTATGCTGTTAAATCAATTTCAATAGATAATATCCATGTTCCCTTTATTGAGATGAGCGTTGCAGAAAAAACCGAACAATCAGTTGGGAAAAATTCCGTAAAATTTTTATATCGCTGGACTTTAAAGCCAGGAATAAATCAAATAAAAATAGTTGCCATTGATAACTTTAATAATGCTGTAACAAGGGTTTTAACTGTAAATGTGCCTGAAGCGAAAGTTTTTGCTATAGATAACATTCCGCCTAAAGTTGAGTTCTCATCCCCGGTATCAAGGGAAACAAATGAGGAAACCGCCGTTGTTAGAGCTTTTATTAGTGATGATAAAAAAGTTGAAAATGTGAATGTTTATATAAGAAATATCAGGGTTGAAAATCCAAAATTGAAACGCGTTGATGATAAAACAATCATTTTTGAGGACACAGTTAGGTTGCTTAAGGGGATAAATAAAATCACTATAGTAGCTGATGATGGGGCAAACATTCAAACTAGCTCAGTTGATATTTTGTATATACCTAGAAGGAACCCGCCAACTGTTACAATCCTTTCCCCAAAGGAGACAACGGTAACTGATGATAAGATAGAGCTTCATTTTATAGCTGAGGATGAAAAGGTTCAGCCCGCAGTAATGGTGATAGTGAACAATCAACTTATGAGAGGAATTGGTCTTAAAGTAACAGATGAGAAAGAAGTCTCAAATAAGGTTGAGTTCAAACAGAGTATAAATCTTGTTCCGGGGGAGAATAAAATAAGGATAATAGCGTATAATGAATCAGCCGATACTTCCATTCTGATAAATGTCAATTATGTTAAGCCAAAACAAAAATTTGTATCAAGCAAGGATTTTTATGAAAATAGTTGGGCTGTTTTAATTGGGATTGATGATTACTTGAATGTTACGAAGTTGAAATATGCTGTAAAGGATGCAAAAGGTCTTAAGGAGGTTTTGATTAGCCATCTTGGTTTTGAACCTGATAAAGTTATAGAGATCTATAATAGGAATGCGACAAAACAATCAATAATCAGAGTTCTTGGGGACGAGTTACCTAAGAAGATAGGACCTAACGATAGGGTTGTCGTGTTCTTTGCTGGTCATGGTGTAACTGAGCCATTGCCGGCAGGGGGAGAAATGGGATATTTGGTTCCTGTTGATGGAAACCTTGAATCAAAGTACACAACTTGCATTTCTATGACAGAGGTAAATAACCTCGCAAAGCTTTCACCGGCGAAGCATATGTTATTTATCATTGACGCTTGTTATGGTGGGCTTGCTGGTTGGCTTACATCAAGATCTGTACCGTTAAGTGAGACGACGCTTGAGTATGTTAAAAAGAAAGCAAAGGATAGGGGCAGGCAACTTCTCGCAGCAGGGCAAAAAAATGAGCAGGTGTATGAAAGCGACTTGTGGGGCCACAGCGTTTTCACTTACTATCTCATCAAAGCCCTACAGGGTGGAGCTGATATGAATAATGATGGGATTATAACTATACACGAAATTTTCACTTATGTTGAGGAACGCGTTGTTAGCGAAACTCAATCGCGGCAAAATCCGATTCTTAGAGTTTTACCCTTTGAAGGAGATGGGGAAATCGTTTTCATCCTTGAAAAATAA
- the fliN gene encoding flagellar motor switch protein FliN: protein MEKETGKMEVQNVEFQNLENTQTERTGDEKVVNNRLEILLDVLLPVSIELGRTTMFIKDILELDRGSIIELDKLASEPVDVLVNGKKIAEGEVVVIDKHFGIRITNLVAVDERIKNLKK from the coding sequence ATGGAGAAGGAGACAGGGAAGATGGAAGTTCAAAACGTAGAGTTTCAAAATCTTGAAAATACTCAAACCGAAAGAACGGGCGATGAAAAAGTTGTGAACAATCGGCTTGAGATTTTGCTTGATGTTCTTTTGCCTGTTTCAATTGAGCTTGGGCGGACGACGATGTTTATAAAAGATATACTTGAGCTTGATCGTGGCTCAATAATTGAACTTGATAAACTCGCAAGTGAGCCGGTAGATGTGCTCGTAAATGGCAAGAAGATAGCTGAAGGTGAAGTTGTTGTGATTGATAAACATTTTGGCATCAGAATTACAAATCTTGTGGCGGTTGACGAAAGGATAAAAAATTTGAAGAAGTGA
- a CDS encoding multiheme c-type cytochrome, whose amino-acid sequence MRLLKFGIIIFVTLFLNFFEAVPISEDKSQNIEIGIIYTSNTNGILENCGCPGNPIGGLDKRYSVIKNLKAQTNNLSLILDAGDIFSSIGFIEKDRFVLSAYKILPYDFIGIGDQEFSNGIDFFEEIKKNLKDKLISTNIEYKDGRPVSKKYAIKNIGGVKFGIISVANEDPFAIMPPEKVEHIKVLDYTQALKNIIPILKEKSDIIILLSHLGYIRDVDIAEKFPEIDIIIGAHSQTLLMEPEVVNKCIISHPGGNGEYVGYLKLKINLKDKEIVSYSGRLIPLLKDIKGDPKIRSILNAYQRFVALGFKDTCLYSNPIPDKYIVVSSSTCMDCHEEVGYKWMFTRHANAFKTIIEDGRVNDPECLSCHTTGYCRPDGFTRKPYKKELLNVGCVECHFVKPEHLNGDYENTVEPVSSEICIRCHNKERDPYFDFEKYVLKVNHRESQLVDYIVKPGDYLYRISKNIYGEFGKWKLIYRLNKNVIKNPDLIFPGQKLKIVVKVD is encoded by the coding sequence ATGCGTTTATTAAAATTTGGTATTATAATTTTTGTTACACTGTTCTTGAACTTTTTTGAAGCTGTTCCAATTAGTGAGGATAAATCCCAAAATATAGAGATAGGGATAATTTACACCTCTAATACCAATGGAATTCTTGAAAATTGTGGATGCCCTGGTAATCCTATTGGAGGGCTTGATAAACGATATTCCGTGATAAAAAATCTCAAAGCGCAGACCAACAATCTTTCCCTTATTCTTGACGCAGGAGATATTTTTTCATCAATAGGATTCATAGAAAAAGATAGATTTGTCCTTTCGGCTTATAAAATTCTGCCTTATGATTTTATAGGAATAGGCGATCAGGAGTTTTCTAACGGAATTGATTTTTTTGAAGAGATAAAGAAAAATCTTAAGGATAAGCTTATCTCTACAAACATTGAATATAAAGATGGGAGACCGGTTTCGAAAAAATATGCGATAAAAAATATCGGTGGAGTAAAATTTGGTATAATAAGCGTTGCTAATGAAGACCCTTTCGCTATTATGCCACCAGAGAAAGTTGAACACATAAAGGTGCTTGATTATACTCAAGCTTTGAAAAACATAATACCGATCTTGAAAGAAAAGTCAGATATTATAATACTTCTTTCTCATCTTGGGTATATTAGAGATGTTGATATAGCCGAGAAATTTCCAGAGATAGACATTATAATAGGGGCACATTCTCAAACCCTTTTAATGGAGCCAGAAGTTGTAAATAAATGTATAATATCTCACCCAGGTGGAAACGGTGAATATGTTGGCTACCTTAAACTTAAAATTAATTTAAAAGATAAAGAAATTGTTAGCTATTCTGGCCGTTTGATACCACTCTTAAAAGACATCAAGGGGGATCCAAAAATTAGAAGCATTTTAAATGCTTATCAAAGGTTTGTCGCTTTGGGGTTTAAGGATACTTGCCTTTATTCAAATCCAATACCTGATAAATATATTGTTGTGAGCAGTTCAACTTGTATGGATTGTCATGAAGAAGTAGGTTATAAGTGGATGTTCACAAGGCATGCAAATGCATTTAAAACTATAATTGAGGATGGAAGGGTTAATGACCCTGAATGTTTATCTTGTCATACAACTGGTTACTGTCGCCCGGATGGATTTACAAGGAAACCCTATAAAAAGGAGTTGCTCAATGTTGGTTGTGTTGAATGTCATTTCGTTAAACCAGAGCATTTAAATGGGGATTACGAAAACACCGTTGAACCCGTTAGTTCTGAGATTTGTATCAGATGCCATAATAAGGAAAGAGACCCGTATTTTGATTTTGAGAAATATGTGTTAAAGGTTAATCACAGGGAAAGCCAATTAGTGGATTATATAGTCAAACCTGGTGATTATCTTTACCGAATTTCAAAGAACATTTATGGTGAATTTGGAAAATGGAAATTGATATACAGATTGAATAAGAACGTGATTAAAAATCCAGACCTTATATTTCCAGGACAAAAGCTCAAAATTGTTGTGAAAGTAGATTAA